From Gloeocapsopsis sp. IPPAS B-1203, one genomic window encodes:
- a CDS encoding glycosyltransferase has protein sequence MRKPVLTIFYQFNPWSPTIGGIQTIILTFIKYAPPEFELRLVGTEEDPHLPTGKWREGEIAGKVLHFMPLIKVQKDNFSNRIPTTLKYTAALFGRCFASDFMHFYRIEPTIATLRWQGEKTLFVQNDVQKQVEPSSGKNNAILWQRFPAAYFALERILVGQFSHILSCNTASVEYYQQHYPAIADRVSFLKNTVDNEIFYPLTLDEREERRRNLARQLGLPEDKRFILFAGRLHPQKDPVLLVRSIAVLNEPNAHLIIAGEGSLENEVRAEIVRLDLSKQVTMLGPVAQKELAHLQRVCSVFVLTSAFEGLPFVVLEALACGTPIVTTRSGETPNLLSANSGIVCEERTPDAIADALRKVLLHPDNYPIEACVRAAEPYSASAVVGAVYRDMWHYWEQQNLSSRVQNCFTSFT, from the coding sequence ATGCGCAAACCTGTTTTAACTATTTTTTACCAGTTTAATCCTTGGAGTCCTACTATTGGTGGGATTCAAACAATAATACTCACGTTTATCAAATACGCTCCGCCTGAGTTTGAGTTGCGACTGGTGGGTACAGAAGAAGACCCACACTTGCCTACAGGTAAGTGGCGAGAAGGCGAAATAGCAGGTAAAGTACTACACTTCATGCCGCTAATTAAGGTGCAGAAAGATAACTTCAGTAACCGGATACCGACCACACTCAAGTATACTGCTGCTCTTTTTGGTCGTTGTTTTGCTTCCGACTTTATGCACTTTTACAGAATTGAACCAACTATAGCAACTCTTCGTTGGCAGGGAGAGAAAACCCTTTTCGTTCAAAATGATGTTCAGAAGCAAGTGGAGCCTTCGTCGGGCAAAAACAATGCAATCCTTTGGCAACGTTTCCCAGCAGCTTATTTTGCCCTAGAACGTATACTTGTGGGGCAGTTTAGTCATATTCTATCTTGTAATACTGCATCGGTAGAATACTACCAACAGCATTACCCAGCGATTGCTGATCGCGTATCCTTCCTTAAAAATACAGTAGATAATGAGATTTTTTACCCGTTAACCTTGGACGAACGTGAAGAGCGAAGGCGTAACCTCGCCAGGCAGTTAGGTTTACCTGAGGATAAACGTTTTATTTTATTTGCTGGTCGTTTGCATCCCCAGAAAGACCCTGTGCTTTTGGTGCGCTCGATAGCTGTTTTAAACGAACCAAATGCACACCTAATCATAGCGGGTGAGGGAAGTTTAGAGAATGAGGTGCGTGCTGAAATTGTCCGCCTCGATCTATCCAAGCAGGTAACGATGCTTGGTCCGGTAGCTCAAAAAGAACTTGCGCATTTACAAAGGGTTTGTAGTGTTTTCGTCTTAACCAGTGCCTTTGAGGGTCTACCGTTTGTAGTCCTCGAAGCACTCGCTTGCGGCACACCTATAGTCACGACTAGATCTGGTGAAACACCAAATCTACTTTCTGCTAACAGCGGGATTGTTTGTGAAGAACGTACCCCAGATGCGATCGCAGATGCCTTGCGTAAAGTACTACTACATCCAGACAATTATCCCATCGAGGCTTGTGTCCGAGCTGCTGAGCCTTACAGTGCTAGTGCTGTAGTAGGTGCTGTCTACAGAGATATGTGGCACTACTGGGAGCAGCAAAACCTCAGTTCTAGAGTCCAAAACTGTTTTACAAGTTTCACATAA
- a CDS encoding glycosyltransferase family A protein has product MPQVSVIIPAYNAMNYLPETLDSLLKQTFDDFETIIVNDGSTDEIERWAAQITDPRVKLISQENRGLAAARNTGIAHAQGEYLAFLDADDLWKPTKLEKQVQSLQSNPDVGLVYTWTVVADPNGKPTGRVFASLAEGNVWKKLTEFNIVGCGSVAMVRRSCFEKVGVFDRNLGSWVEDWDMWLRIASSYPFAVIKEPLVYYRQHLNNGSKNLQAMEQNFYKVIEKTFNSVPANLQFLKKRSYGLTNLFLAWKVLQAKNQDYKLVSHYWKLAFVNSPRLLFFQSFINLTISIGLIRCLGLNGYNKTLTLINNLRRLPLSIGQ; this is encoded by the coding sequence ATGCCGCAAGTATCTGTTATAATTCCCGCATACAATGCAATGAATTACCTTCCAGAGACGTTAGACAGTCTCCTCAAACAAACATTTGATGACTTTGAAACGATCATTGTTAATGATGGTAGCACTGATGAAATTGAGCGCTGGGCTGCCCAAATTACCGATCCACGAGTTAAGCTGATTTCCCAAGAAAATCGAGGCTTAGCTGCAGCAAGAAATACTGGAATTGCTCATGCTCAAGGAGAATATTTAGCCTTTCTGGATGCTGACGATCTTTGGAAACCGACCAAGCTAGAAAAGCAAGTGCAATCGCTCCAAAGCAACCCCGATGTAGGTTTAGTTTACACGTGGACAGTTGTAGCCGATCCAAACGGCAAACCCACAGGAAGAGTCTTCGCAAGTTTAGCAGAAGGTAACGTTTGGAAAAAACTAACTGAATTTAATATCGTCGGTTGCGGAAGCGTAGCTATGGTACGCCGTTCCTGCTTTGAAAAAGTGGGAGTATTTGATCGCAATTTAGGTTCTTGGGTTGAAGACTGGGATATGTGGCTGCGGATTGCCTCTAGCTATCCTTTCGCAGTCATAAAAGAACCTTTAGTTTATTATCGCCAACACTTAAACAATGGCTCTAAAAATTTGCAAGCAATGGAACAAAATTTTTATAAAGTAATCGAAAAAACATTTAATTCTGTTCCAGCAAACTTACAATTTTTAAAAAAACGCAGCTACGGTTTAACAAATCTCTTTTTAGCTTGGAAAGTATTACAAGCTAAAAATCAAGATTACAAACTGGTCAGTCATTACTGGAAGTTAGCATTTGTCAACTCTCCTCGCCTACTTTTCTTTCAATCTTTTATCAACTTGACTATCAGTATTGGCTTAATCAGATGCCTGGGGCTAAATGGTTACAATAAAACATTAACACTTATCAATAACTTACGTAGGCTTCCACTAAGTATTGGACAATAA
- a CDS encoding O-antigen ligase family protein yields the protein MLISDLKLPSSRLAFWVSIGGVAVGIVAGFLAGAQPLYLGLAIVAVVAVIYFFADFERAVLGLLILRSSLDIFSAQQIPAAFAIGVDALTLLYVTVQLLTHQSVQTDRFWWFFAGWVALQGLWVILLPLGGLGLDASVLPDSIREWVRIFSWLAFYLLVMQLQGRVAPNKIISLLFVSLIVPVTVALLQMFVPSSLLPPLLSTENVSGLYSVEGANRIKGTLGHPSGLATYLLLFIGLTYWKLKLTKRSLPLLILLGLLVFVFVGSKSLSGLAMLGTFVLVATASQLKLKNAIAGILLLVIVLGLFISTPFGQERLNTFANTPLFNPNIDVSRAILLSRTDLNSFNWRLAQWTFLLQSWQNSPFLGHGLSTSHYLSVFHNYAHNDYIRALVEEGIVGLIAFLAFLGAQFIRLVYLLRTTPQNSPQRNLCFILLAILISMLVAMATDNIWRHTPFFFYWWSVFAVAGWNWNQQPANNLVAINSRGTKV from the coding sequence ATGTTGATCAGTGATCTCAAACTGCCTTCCTCACGTTTAGCTTTCTGGGTCAGTATCGGAGGTGTGGCAGTAGGTATAGTTGCAGGATTTCTCGCAGGCGCTCAACCGCTTTACTTGGGTTTAGCTATAGTTGCAGTAGTTGCAGTTATCTATTTTTTTGCAGACTTCGAGCGAGCAGTACTAGGCTTGCTGATTCTACGCAGTTCTCTTGATATTTTCTCTGCTCAGCAGATCCCAGCTGCATTTGCTATTGGAGTTGATGCCTTAACTTTGCTCTATGTAACTGTACAGTTGCTAACACACCAGAGTGTGCAAACTGATCGCTTTTGGTGGTTCTTCGCTGGCTGGGTAGCGCTACAAGGCTTATGGGTAATACTCTTACCTTTAGGCGGATTGGGACTTGATGCCTCAGTTCTGCCAGACAGTATCCGCGAATGGGTGCGAATATTTTCGTGGTTGGCGTTTTACTTATTGGTGATGCAACTTCAGGGGAGAGTCGCTCCCAACAAGATAATATCATTGCTATTTGTGTCACTCATTGTACCTGTTACAGTAGCGCTATTGCAGATGTTCGTGCCTAGTTCGCTTCTACCGCCCTTGCTATCAACTGAAAACGTAAGCGGTTTATATTCAGTAGAAGGAGCAAACAGAATTAAGGGGACTTTGGGTCATCCAAGTGGCTTAGCAACTTACTTGTTACTATTCATTGGTTTGACTTATTGGAAGTTGAAATTAACAAAGCGAAGTTTGCCTTTGCTAATTTTACTTGGCTTACTTGTTTTTGTCTTTGTGGGTAGCAAATCTTTATCTGGCTTAGCTATGCTTGGGACGTTTGTTTTAGTTGCAACTGCCTCTCAGTTGAAGTTAAAAAATGCGATCGCTGGAATACTTTTACTTGTAATAGTCCTAGGGCTATTTATTAGTACACCGTTTGGTCAAGAACGCCTCAACACCTTTGCTAACACGCCTCTTTTTAACCCTAACATAGATGTGTCGCGAGCAATTTTGCTGTCGCGCACAGATCTAAATAGTTTTAATTGGCGGCTTGCCCAATGGACTTTTCTGCTACAGTCTTGGCAAAATTCTCCGTTTTTAGGTCATGGCTTGTCAACTAGCCATTACCTGAGTGTCTTTCATAATTATGCCCATAATGATTACATTCGGGCGTTAGTAGAAGAAGGAATTGTGGGTCTAATAGCTTTTCTTGCCTTTCTTGGCGCTCAATTTATTCGACTTGTTTACTTACTGCGGACTACACCCCAAAACAGTCCACAACGAAACTTGTGCTTTATTTTATTAGCTATTTTGATATCTATGCTTGTAGCAATGGCTACTGATAATATCTGGAGACACACTCCTTTCTTTTTTTACTGGTGGAGCGTTTTTGCGGTTGCTGGTTGGAATTGGAATCAACAGCCTGCAAATAATTTGGTGGCAATCAATAGTAGAGGAACTAAGGTATGA
- a CDS encoding NACHT domain-containing NTPase codes for MARRSLQASVTGIEKAKRAFKRTGWTQEDLACEVGIETRQPIWKFFTGKPIERRVFLEICFRLDLDWQEIAILPSDNTSIVEEEQHQSHIDTLLQTVRSRRYDKIHAQCGVIRLLDTAQSIELNDVYVSADVLDKTNERWLDASQLHCLHVEKLNRYSCSQAYQKRISAMQAVATSSKLMILGKPGSGKTILLRQIAIKCNQGELLANRFPLFIRLQNFAEDANEIQNYNLLDYISQELGKIDVSAQQVETLLDSGKALILLDGLDEVPEEDKAEVQKQIRKLSEKYDKNHFIITCRIAAQHYWFEEFTDVEMADFSFSQIEAFTQKWFVNANNSFRQEESTATQFIQKLLLPENQPIRELAKTPLLLHLLCSMFQAGLDFSAKRSKVYKQALDVLLVRWDEVRGVKRDSSFYYHLPLLHKIKLLSQIAIITFEQGHYFFTQCNLLRYIKDYLRTLPNTPDDIEELQLMSEAVLRSLLAQHGILVEQAQGIYSFSHLTFQEYLTARNIVASFEPEQLNKNLIQLTVHMSKPRWREVFLLIVEMLEDTDALMQSMQQYSEELMASDEKLHQFLVWVHQKSLSIEAPYKPAAIRAFYLTLDLCSELSLARDLSLALAIDTKLASNLAPELALDLATIRMLSLILALPDNPSSEQILALNSALPHDLALICHSKLKLLLQELKNQISTFNQDDDKLKEWWNAHGQTWVNQLKSQIIWYRNVGYQWEFNEQQKQALHQYYAIQHLLLYCLKSSGEISSTVRQQIEKTLLLPLTESRKLLRNTKSKYLKLGLV; via the coding sequence ATGGCACGGCGATCGCTACAAGCATCTGTAACAGGTATCGAAAAAGCGAAAAGAGCGTTTAAACGCACAGGATGGACGCAAGAAGATTTAGCGTGTGAGGTAGGCATTGAAACTCGTCAACCAATTTGGAAGTTTTTTACAGGTAAACCGATTGAGCGACGGGTCTTTCTAGAAATTTGCTTTCGTCTAGATCTAGATTGGCAAGAAATTGCCATTCTTCCAAGTGATAACACATCGATAGTCGAAGAGGAACAACATCAATCGCATATTGATACTTTGTTACAAACAGTGCGATCGCGTCGTTACGACAAGATTCACGCTCAGTGTGGTGTTATACGTTTATTAGATACTGCTCAATCAATTGAGCTAAACGATGTCTACGTCAGCGCTGATGTATTAGACAAAACCAACGAAAGATGGTTAGATGCATCACAGTTACATTGCCTTCACGTTGAAAAACTGAATCGCTATAGTTGCAGTCAAGCCTACCAGAAACGAATTTCAGCAATGCAGGCAGTTGCAACCTCTTCTAAGCTGATGATTCTGGGTAAACCTGGCTCTGGAAAAACTATCCTATTGCGGCAGATTGCGATCAAATGCAATCAGGGTGAATTACTAGCAAATCGATTTCCTCTCTTTATCCGACTGCAAAACTTTGCCGAGGATGCTAACGAAATTCAAAACTATAATTTATTGGACTATATCAGCCAGGAGTTGGGTAAAATTGATGTTTCAGCTCAACAAGTTGAAACTTTGCTCGATAGCGGTAAAGCTTTAATTTTGTTGGATGGGTTAGATGAAGTTCCAGAGGAAGACAAAGCAGAGGTTCAAAAACAAATTCGCAAGTTGTCTGAGAAGTACGACAAAAATCATTTCATAATCACATGTCGAATTGCTGCCCAGCACTACTGGTTTGAGGAATTTACTGATGTTGAAATGGCTGATTTTAGCTTTTCACAAATTGAAGCCTTTACTCAGAAGTGGTTTGTCAACGCCAACAATAGCTTTAGACAAGAAGAATCTACAGCAACTCAGTTCATACAGAAACTTCTGCTACCAGAAAATCAGCCAATTCGCGAACTTGCTAAAACACCGCTTTTACTTCACTTGCTTTGCTCCATGTTTCAAGCGGGGTTAGACTTCTCGGCTAAACGCTCTAAAGTATACAAACAAGCATTAGACGTTTTGTTAGTTCGCTGGGATGAAGTGAGGGGGGTTAAACGAGATAGCAGTTTCTATTATCACCTGCCTTTGCTGCACAAGATCAAACTGCTGAGTCAGATCGCTATCATCACCTTTGAACAAGGACATTACTTTTTTACGCAATGTAATCTCTTACGCTACATCAAAGACTATCTGCGCACTTTACCAAATACTCCAGATGATATTGAAGAATTACAACTGATGAGCGAGGCAGTGTTAAGGTCACTGTTAGCACAGCATGGAATACTAGTAGAGCAAGCACAAGGAATTTACTCTTTTTCCCATCTCACATTTCAAGAGTATTTAACAGCAAGAAACATTGTCGCTAGCTTTGAACCAGAACAACTCAATAAGAACCTTATACAGTTGACTGTCCACATGAGCAAGCCTCGCTGGCGCGAAGTTTTTCTACTGATAGTGGAAATGCTGGAAGATACAGACGCTTTGATGCAATCAATGCAGCAATATAGTGAGGAACTAATGGCATCTGATGAAAAATTGCATCAGTTTCTGGTTTGGGTTCACCAAAAATCTCTTTCAATTGAAGCACCTTACAAACCTGCAGCAATTCGTGCTTTCTATCTGACATTGGATCTTTGCAGCGAACTTTCTTTAGCCCGTGATTTATCTCTTGCACTTGCTATTGATACAAAACTTGCCAGTAATCTTGCTCCTGAATTAGCTTTGGATCTAGCTACGATCCGCATGCTTTCCTTAATTTTAGCTCTCCCCGACAATCCTTCTTCTGAACAAATTCTTGCCCTAAATTCTGCCCTTCCCCATGATTTAGCGCTTATTTGTCACTCCAAATTGAAACTTCTACTACAAGAACTTAAAAATCAAATATCTACATTCAACCAAGATGACGATAAACTAAAAGAGTGGTGGAATGCTCATGGTCAAACTTGGGTTAATCAATTAAAGTCCCAGATAATTTGGTATCGCAATGTCGGTTATCAATGGGAGTTTAATGAGCAACAAAAACAAGCACTTCATCAATACTATGCTATCCAACATTTACTACTATATTGCTTAAAGAGCAGTGGTGAAATCAGTTCTACTGTGCGACAACAGATTGAAAAAACTTTGTTGTTGCCTTTAACTGAGAGTAGAAAATTGTTAAGAAATACCAAATCAAAGTACTTAAAATTGGGGCTTGTTTGA
- a CDS encoding methyltransferase domain-containing protein: MNTNLKSVDTILKLTEDTQKLLQCPVCKSKLTLSDRSFKCKNFQCKSEFPIIDGIPILIDDSDSVFAIADFINTESIKLKPKSKQERILINLIPSIGENLKGKQNYKKFAQMLLQQNMKSRVLVIGGSVLGEGMDALLSFPEIEFVESDVCFGSRTALISDAHDIPFDDNSFDGVIIQAVLEHVVDPNRCVEEIHRVLKDDGLVYSETPFIQQVHLGKYDFTRFTHLGHRRLFKKFEEVCSGAACGSAMALAWSYQYFLLSFVKGHKARMLVKAFARITSFWLKYFDYYLINQPGTFDAASSYYFMGRKSDRILSDRQLLTQYKGTQSSSF, from the coding sequence ATGAATACTAATCTTAAATCGGTAGATACTATATTGAAATTAACAGAGGATACACAAAAACTGCTTCAGTGTCCAGTCTGTAAATCTAAATTAACATTGAGCGATCGCTCTTTTAAATGCAAGAATTTCCAATGCAAATCTGAGTTTCCTATAATTGATGGAATACCTATTTTGATTGACGATTCGGACAGCGTATTCGCGATCGCTGACTTTATAAATACTGAAAGTATCAAACTTAAACCGAAATCCAAACAAGAACGAATCCTGATCAACTTGATTCCCAGTATCGGAGAAAATCTCAAAGGCAAACAGAATTACAAAAAATTTGCCCAGATGTTATTGCAACAAAATATGAAATCTAGAGTTCTCGTAATTGGTGGTAGTGTCCTGGGTGAGGGAATGGACGCACTCTTGTCCTTTCCTGAAATTGAATTTGTCGAAAGCGACGTTTGTTTTGGTTCTCGTACTGCTTTAATATCTGACGCGCATGACATTCCCTTTGATGATAATTCGTTTGACGGTGTAATTATACAAGCTGTACTCGAACACGTTGTAGATCCGAATCGTTGCGTGGAAGAAATTCATCGAGTACTAAAAGATGATGGATTAGTTTATTCAGAAACTCCATTTATACAACAAGTACATTTGGGTAAATATGATTTTACTCGCTTCACTCATTTAGGACATCGTCGTTTGTTCAAAAAATTTGAAGAAGTTTGTAGTGGTGCTGCTTGTGGTTCAGCAATGGCACTAGCTTGGTCATATCAATACTTTCTTTTGAGTTTTGTCAAGGGACATAAAGCAAGAATGTTAGTCAAAGCTTTTGCAAGAATAACGTCATTTTGGTTGAAATATTTCGACTATTATTTAATTAATCAACCTGGTACATTTGATGCTGCATCATCATATTACTTTATGGGAAGAAAGAGCGATCGCATTCTGAGCGATCGCCAGCTACTTACCCAATATAAAGGGACGCAGTCAAGTTCTTTCTAG
- a CDS encoding glycosyltransferase family 4 protein: MKIAVIGAKGLPAKQGGIEHHCQELYSRIVKQNHSVDLFARSSYSESLHHYDVQGIRVFPIPSVKFKGVDALLCSAIAGVASSRMDYDIVHFHALGPSLFSWLPKFTSTKVVVTCHGLDWQRAKWSKASSQLLQLGEKTAVRCADRLVVVSEDLRSYFTQTYSRETTYIPNAPAKFPNSDPDFSYGTSLGLEQKRYILFLGRLVPEKRPDLLIKAFQALKPLEWKLVLAGGVSDTNQFVSKLVEIVAKSTDIVFTGELHGSRLAEIVRGAGLFVLPSELEGLPLAMLEAMQEGVPVLASDIPPHQQLLAEGRGMLFQSGNLESFIHSLNWAIHNSQNLKLMVKNAQSYIQAKYNWNYITTETLRLYTSLYASSNKLEPQLKVQTD; this comes from the coding sequence ATGAAAATTGCTGTAATTGGTGCGAAAGGTTTACCAGCTAAGCAGGGTGGTATTGAGCATCATTGCCAAGAACTCTACTCTCGTATAGTCAAGCAAAATCACTCTGTGGACTTATTCGCCCGCTCCTCATACTCTGAATCATTGCACCATTATGATGTTCAAGGCATTCGGGTATTTCCTATACCTTCTGTAAAGTTTAAAGGAGTAGATGCGTTACTTTGTTCTGCAATTGCAGGAGTTGCTTCTAGCAGAATGGACTACGATATCGTTCACTTTCATGCCTTGGGTCCGAGTTTGTTTAGCTGGCTACCAAAATTTACTTCTACAAAAGTTGTTGTTACCTGTCATGGATTAGACTGGCAACGAGCCAAGTGGAGTAAAGCTTCCTCCCAGCTACTACAGCTTGGGGAGAAAACTGCTGTAAGGTGCGCCGATCGCCTAGTTGTTGTCTCAGAAGATCTGCGTTCTTACTTTACGCAAACTTATAGTAGAGAAACAACTTATATCCCCAATGCTCCGGCAAAATTTCCCAACTCAGATCCTGATTTCTCTTATGGCACATCGCTAGGTTTAGAGCAAAAGCGCTACATTCTGTTTCTTGGCAGACTAGTCCCTGAAAAACGCCCCGATCTACTAATTAAAGCTTTTCAAGCTCTTAAACCATTGGAATGGAAACTCGTTCTTGCTGGCGGTGTTAGCGATACAAATCAATTCGTCTCAAAGTTAGTTGAGATAGTAGCCAAGAGTACAGATATCGTGTTCACAGGCGAACTTCATGGCAGCCGTTTGGCAGAGATTGTTCGCGGGGCAGGGCTATTTGTACTTCCTTCTGAGTTGGAAGGGCTACCTTTGGCAATGCTAGAAGCAATGCAAGAAGGAGTTCCAGTGCTAGCTAGCGATATTCCACCCCATCAGCAACTCTTAGCTGAAGGGCGGGGAATGCTCTTCCAGTCGGGAAATTTAGAATCCTTTATTCATAGTTTGAACTGGGCAATTCATAATTCTCAGAACCTGAAGCTGATGGTCAAGAATGCACAAAGCTATATCCAAGCAAAATATAACTGGAATTACATTACCACTGAAACTTTGAGGTTGTACACCAGCCTTTATGCTTCGTCTAACAAACTTGAGCCACAACTTAAAGTGCAAACGGATTAA
- a CDS encoding polysaccharide biosynthesis tyrosine autokinase, with protein MQESISSLKSVFKQHRWPAIFTFISVICGSLVYLVVTPPKYETSVRVMLNDKQLSVSDIGRDLTQLSEIGQSNPIATQAELARSERVLVQAVTQVSLKGVNDVPKTETLKDDLQVTTIPATNILQISYKSQNPVLTSSVLNAVAGAMVKENAEAIRSQARSAREFLETELPKKRSQLASAEAAIAQYKQSQGIVSISDSEGNDSAQTQNLVTSLADLDRQELALSTQLQDAMVRNNSLRQTTDADTLENAYAMVRAGQDEELKQLRAKLADLESQVAIARKRFTDNNPTLIKLIEQRDATRTLYTQNLSKLSPQNNSINSSADIASDPVSQDLATKVILSEIEKAGLEAKLAQVQNAKAQLQARVNRLPTKEQALNALTRQRQDIATSVDLLQKKLEEARIAEVQLASNISIIDTASPPVNPNWPNKPVVLIVATLAGMFLAVGVVVLLDFLDGTLRNATEVGKLVKLPIIGVLPLLPDSSLNVENSEFLNNSGLVEPYRKLLWTIQFRSDKHLQVFVISSAQPGEGKSIVASHLAAVAAMSSRRTLLIDTNLHCPTQQKLFNLVARSGLTDAIDGRVTLAKAVQQTTIKNLWVLGCGKPHANPSRFSDSARMQTLLAEAAAQYDLVIIDTPSVTSSVDAIALSHNSDGLLLVTRPNFTRKDTLVQVVSDLTNNQVPILGITLNGINSQTEKYYRYPVKDYQPLEHQNYERRVLENVDQ; from the coding sequence ATGCAAGAGAGTATATCTTCCTTAAAATCAGTCTTTAAGCAGCATCGCTGGCCTGCTATATTTACCTTTATCTCTGTTATTTGCGGTTCACTCGTCTACCTTGTTGTCACACCACCTAAGTATGAAACGTCAGTGCGAGTCATGCTAAACGACAAGCAGTTAAGCGTTTCTGACATTGGTCGCGATCTCACTCAACTTTCTGAAATAGGGCAATCTAATCCAATTGCAACTCAAGCAGAATTAGCTCGCTCGGAACGAGTTTTAGTGCAAGCTGTAACCCAAGTCTCCCTAAAGGGAGTAAATGATGTTCCTAAAACTGAAACACTCAAAGACGACTTGCAAGTCACCACTATTCCCGCTACTAACATTTTGCAAATAAGCTATAAAAGTCAAAATCCTGTATTGACTTCTAGCGTGCTTAATGCAGTTGCAGGGGCAATGGTGAAGGAAAATGCCGAAGCAATTCGCTCTCAAGCTCGCTCAGCACGAGAATTTTTGGAAACTGAACTTCCTAAAAAGCGATCGCAACTTGCCTCCGCTGAAGCAGCGATTGCACAATACAAACAATCTCAAGGTATTGTCTCTATTTCTGATTCTGAAGGTAATGATAGCGCTCAAACACAAAATTTAGTTACAAGTCTTGCAGATTTAGATCGACAAGAACTAGCCTTATCTACTCAACTGCAAGATGCAATGGTGCGTAACAACTCGCTGCGGCAAACAACAGACGCTGACACACTCGAAAACGCCTACGCAATGGTGCGCGCTGGTCAAGATGAAGAACTCAAGCAATTACGTGCTAAGTTAGCAGACCTGGAGTCGCAAGTAGCGATCGCTCGTAAGCGCTTTACAGACAACAATCCAACCCTAATTAAGCTCATCGAACAGCGGGATGCTACCCGCACCCTATACACTCAAAACCTGTCTAAGCTGTCGCCTCAAAACAATTCAATTAACAGTTCTGCTGATATAGCATCTGATCCGGTTAGCCAGGATCTGGCGACAAAAGTTATCTTGAGTGAGATTGAAAAGGCAGGACTTGAAGCTAAACTAGCTCAAGTGCAAAATGCCAAAGCACAATTGCAGGCTCGTGTTAATCGTCTTCCAACCAAAGAACAAGCCCTAAATGCCTTAACTCGTCAGCGCCAAGACATTGCCACCTCTGTCGATTTGTTGCAAAAAAAATTAGAAGAAGCGCGGATTGCTGAGGTTCAACTAGCTAGCAATATCAGTATAATCGACACGGCTTCACCACCCGTAAACCCTAACTGGCCTAATAAACCAGTTGTGCTGATCGTAGCTACGCTAGCTGGTATGTTTCTGGCAGTTGGCGTTGTAGTGCTGCTAGATTTTTTAGATGGCACACTACGCAATGCTACTGAAGTTGGCAAGCTAGTAAAGCTACCCATCATTGGGGTGTTACCCCTGCTACCCGACTCTTCGCTGAATGTGGAGAACTCCGAATTTCTAAATAATTCAGGATTAGTTGAGCCTTATCGTAAACTCCTCTGGACAATACAATTTCGCAGCGATAAACACCTACAGGTCTTCGTTATTAGTAGCGCCCAGCCTGGAGAGGGAAAGTCTATTGTTGCCTCGCATCTAGCTGCCGTAGCAGCAATGTCATCTCGTCGAACTTTACTTATTGATACCAATTTACACTGTCCTACACAGCAAAAACTATTTAATTTAGTTGCTCGATCAGGGCTGACAGATGCGATCGATGGTCGTGTTACCCTGGCTAAAGCAGTACAGCAGACAACCATCAAGAATCTCTGGGTATTAGGTTGTGGTAAACCACATGCTAATCCCTCACGGTTTTCAGATTCAGCCCGAATGCAGACTTTGCTGGCTGAAGCGGCTGCTCAGTATGACTTAGTTATTATAGATACTCCATCAGTGACAAGCTCTGTTGATGCGATCGCTTTAAGTCACAACAGCGATGGTTTACTCTTGGTTACACGTCCAAACTTCACGCGAAAAGACACGCTGGTACAAGTAGTTTCCGACTTAACTAATAATCAAGTACCTATTTTAGGAATTACTCTAAATGGAATAAATTCACAGACAGAAAAATACTACCGCTATCCGGTCAAGGATTACCAGCCTCTAGAACACCAAAATTACGAGCGAAGAGTACTAGAAAATGTTGATCAGTGA